The following are encoded in a window of Limibacter armeniacum genomic DNA:
- a CDS encoding helix-turn-helix domain-containing protein, translating into MDNIKVYTAPDSHKPKVPVIVNDMGEVYRRRKGKADIPHRHDFYTILLIKSATGMHIIDFNVYRLGTYQVFFVSPGQIHQVIEKEPTEGWAITVTKAFLEEHHIDTAFISEINLFRESGDTPPLHVEPSVYDELETIVHQIMKCEERHAKFSWDAVGAYLKLFLITANNVCTLPQNPHQQKSSAQVILREFKALVEANYTKEHKVNYYAERLAITPDHLNKTIHALVGNTAKEYIQNRLLLEAKRLLIHSALTAKEIAYVVGFKEPSHFSNFFKRNTGMSIKDFKQYAIKEGG; encoded by the coding sequence ATGGATAATATTAAAGTCTATACAGCACCGGACAGTCATAAACCAAAGGTTCCTGTCATTGTCAATGATATGGGAGAAGTCTATCGGAGAAGAAAGGGAAAAGCTGATATTCCACACAGACATGACTTCTATACAATCCTATTGATCAAAAGCGCAACAGGAATGCATATCATTGACTTTAATGTGTATAGACTTGGTACGTATCAGGTGTTTTTTGTAAGTCCTGGGCAAATCCATCAGGTAATAGAGAAAGAGCCTACTGAGGGGTGGGCTATCACCGTGACCAAAGCGTTTCTGGAAGAGCATCATATTGATACAGCTTTTATTTCTGAAATAAACCTCTTCAGAGAATCAGGTGATACTCCTCCCCTGCATGTAGAACCATCTGTGTATGATGAATTGGAAACTATCGTACATCAGATTATGAAATGTGAAGAGCGACATGCAAAATTTTCATGGGATGCTGTAGGGGCTTACCTGAAGCTCTTTTTGATTACAGCCAATAACGTATGCACATTACCTCAAAACCCTCACCAACAGAAATCTTCTGCACAAGTCATTCTTCGAGAATTCAAAGCATTGGTAGAAGCGAATTACACCAAAGAGCATAAAGTCAACTATTATGCAGAGCGATTAGCCATTACGCCAGACCACCTGAATAAGACCATCCATGCACTGGTAGGAAATACAGCGAAGGAATATATACAAAACAGACTTTTACTAGAGGCAAAAAGGTTATTAATCCATTCAGCGCTTACGGCAAAAGAGATTGCTTATGTGGTTGGGTTCAAAGAGCCGTCCCACTTCAGTAACTTCTTTAAAAGAAATACGGGTATGTCGATCAAGGATTTTAAGCAATATGCAATCAAGGAAGGTGGGTGA
- the sucD gene encoding succinate--CoA ligase subunit alpha has protein sequence MSVLVNKDSKVIVQGFTGSEGSFHASQMIEYGTNVVGGVTPGKGGQTHLDKPVFDTVQAAVEATGADVSIIFVPPAFAADAIMEAANAGIKVIITITEGIPTKDMVAVKEYLSDKDVTMVGPNCPGVITPEEAKVGIMPGFVFAKGKIGIVSKSGTLTYEAADQVVKAGLGITTAIGIGGDPIIGTSTKEAVELLMNDPETEGIIMIGEIGGSMEAEAARWIKENGTKPVVGFIAGQTAPKGRRMGHAGAIIGGKDDTAEAKMKIMGECGIHVVKSPADIGETMVKALAAVKA, from the coding sequence ATGAGTGTACTGGTAAATAAAGACTCTAAAGTAATTGTTCAGGGTTTCACTGGTTCGGAAGGATCTTTCCACGCTAGCCAGATGATCGAGTATGGCACGAACGTAGTAGGTGGTGTAACACCAGGTAAAGGTGGACAAACTCATCTTGATAAACCTGTGTTTGACACTGTTCAAGCGGCTGTAGAGGCTACAGGTGCTGATGTGTCCATTATCTTTGTACCGCCTGCATTTGCAGCTGATGCAATCATGGAAGCAGCAAACGCTGGTATCAAGGTGATTATCACAATTACTGAGGGTATCCCTACGAAAGATATGGTGGCTGTGAAAGAGTACCTGAGCGACAAAGACGTAACAATGGTAGGTCCTAACTGTCCAGGTGTAATCACTCCAGAAGAAGCGAAAGTTGGTATCATGCCAGGTTTTGTTTTTGCAAAAGGTAAAATCGGTATCGTATCGAAATCAGGTACTTTGACTTACGAAGCTGCTGACCAAGTAGTAAAAGCAGGTTTAGGTATCACTACAGCGATCGGTATTGGTGGTGACCCAATCATTGGTACTTCAACTAAAGAAGCTGTTGAACTGCTGATGAATGATCCTGAGACTGAAGGTATCATCATGATTGGTGAGATCGGTGGTAGCATGGAAGCTGAAGCAGCTCGTTGGATCAAAGAAAACGGTACAAAACCAGTTGTTGGTTTTATTGCAGGTCAAACTGCTCCTAAAGGCCGTAGAATGGGACACGCTGGTGCGATTATCGGTGGTAAAGACGATACAGCTGAAGCAAAGATGAAGATCATGGGTGAGTGTGGTATTCACGTAGTGAAATCTCCTGCAGACATCGGTGAGACAATGGTTAAAGCATTGGCTGCTGTAAAAGCTTAA
- the yidD gene encoding membrane protein insertion efficiency factor YidD: MISKVLILFVKFYQLMISPWLPQSCRYTPTCSQYMIEAIKKHGPLKGTKLGLKRIGRCHPWGGSGYDPVP; this comes from the coding sequence ATGATCTCAAAAGTATTGATTCTCTTCGTCAAGTTCTATCAACTGATGATCTCTCCGTGGCTTCCTCAATCATGCAGATATACCCCTACATGTTCACAGTATATGATTGAAGCCATCAAAAAACATGGCCCTCTTAAAGGCACAAAATTAGGGTTAAAAAGAATTGGAAGATGTCACCCTTGGGGAGGGTCTGGCTATGATCCTGTCCCATAA
- a CDS encoding hemolysin family protein: MDSSNLLIVIISLIFSAFFSASEIAFVSANKLHIAILKKKGDVVGNILSKFYENASFFITTILIGNTVALVVYGSFMAAMIETPILNILQENFSIMDRATLDILVLVFQTIVSTIVVLLTAEFTPKSISLADPDKFLYGAAIPMNIIYYLSYPITWTVERLSKFTILKVMKMKYEEGKPQFNLTDLGHYITEMDMATDDDEEDEIVDKKILSNALDFKHIKVKECMVPRKEIEAISIEDDIEDLRKLFEESGHSKIPVYKKTIDNIIGYCHVFHLFKKPQVIDDIITEIITVPESMLANELMIQMTADRKSMALVVDEFGGTSGIVTMEDIMEEIFGEIEDEHDEEEGELKVTQVDQFTYELNARNEIDFLNEEYNWDLPEGEYETLGGLILHINHDLPEVGDIIEEAHFKVEVISLENARIDTVRITFDPNRQYDND; this comes from the coding sequence ATGGACAGTAGTAATTTATTGATTGTAATTATATCGTTGATTTTTTCAGCGTTTTTTTCAGCTTCAGAAATAGCTTTTGTATCCGCAAATAAGCTTCATATCGCCATTCTGAAGAAAAAAGGTGATGTTGTGGGTAACATTCTATCCAAGTTTTATGAGAATGCCTCTTTCTTTATCACCACTATTCTCATCGGCAATACTGTTGCTCTTGTAGTTTACGGTTCTTTTATGGCTGCCATGATTGAGACGCCAATCCTCAATATACTTCAGGAGAATTTCAGCATTATGGACCGTGCCACTTTAGATATTCTGGTACTGGTCTTTCAAACAATCGTCTCCACAATTGTGGTACTGCTTACAGCAGAATTTACCCCTAAAAGCATTTCATTGGCAGATCCTGACAAGTTCCTGTACGGGGCTGCCATCCCAATGAATATCATTTATTACCTCTCATATCCTATCACATGGACAGTGGAAAGACTTTCTAAGTTCACTATCCTGAAAGTGATGAAGATGAAGTATGAGGAAGGTAAGCCACAGTTTAACCTAACTGATTTAGGGCACTATATCACCGAAATGGATATGGCCACTGATGATGATGAAGAGGATGAAATTGTAGATAAAAAGATTCTTTCCAATGCACTGGACTTTAAGCACATTAAAGTAAAGGAGTGCATGGTACCTCGAAAAGAGATTGAGGCTATCAGTATTGAAGACGATATTGAAGATCTCCGCAAACTGTTTGAAGAAAGTGGTCACAGTAAAATCCCTGTCTACAAAAAGACAATTGATAATATAATTGGGTACTGCCATGTATTTCACCTGTTCAAAAAGCCTCAGGTAATTGACGATATCATTACTGAAATCATTACTGTTCCTGAAAGTATGCTTGCCAATGAGCTGATGATTCAGATGACTGCTGACCGAAAGAGTATGGCTTTGGTTGTTGATGAGTTTGGTGGAACATCAGGTATCGTAACGATGGAAGACATCATGGAAGAAATCTTTGGGGAAATTGAGGATGAACATGATGAAGAGGAAGGTGAATTGAAAGTAACACAAGTAGATCAATTCACTTATGAACTAAATGCCCGTAATGAGATCGACTTCCTGAACGAAGAGTATAATTGGGACCTACCTGAGGGTGAGTATGAAACATTAGGAGGACTGATCCTTCACATCAACCATGACCTGCCTGAAGTAGGGGACATTATTGAAGAAGCGCATTTCAAGGTAGAGGTGATCTCACTAGAAAATGCCCGTATTGATACAGTAAGAATCACCTTTGACCCAAACAGACAATATGATAATGACTAA
- a CDS encoding C1 family peptidase, translated as MNYYKIKSLLASFVLAGAAALNPAEAQDIKIGNDGYNLTVKKQVKTTSVKDQGKTGTCWSFSTTSFIESEALRLGKGELDLSEMFFVRYNYPEKADKYVRYHGNSNFGEGSLSHDVLNVIRNYGIVPQKAYAGKEKADIMHDHSELFPVLESMLKTLVKAKSVTPKWKDAFDAVLETYLGKAPEKFSIQGEEFTPKTYAEKVVGFNPDDYVELTSFSHHPYYSQFMLEVPDNWAQASYYNLPLEEFESVMDYALDNGFSLVWDGDVSERSFSHKNGIAIVPEKDWSDKTLEEKEGTFNRYEKEKEVSVDLRQSLFDNYSTSDDHLMHVIGTVTDQNGKKYYVTKNSWGEDSNNFGGYLYMSASYIRLKSVSIMVHKDGIPKDVKKKLGIS; from the coding sequence ATGAATTACTATAAAATAAAATCTCTGCTTGCATCCTTTGTACTGGCAGGTGCTGCAGCACTGAACCCAGCAGAGGCACAAGACATTAAAATTGGAAATGACGGTTATAACCTGACAGTAAAAAAGCAGGTGAAAACGACTTCGGTAAAGGATCAAGGTAAAACTGGTACATGCTGGAGTTTTTCAACCACATCCTTTATTGAATCTGAAGCTTTACGACTGGGTAAAGGTGAGTTAGATTTGTCTGAGATGTTCTTTGTTCGCTATAACTACCCTGAAAAAGCTGATAAATATGTCCGCTATCATGGAAACAGCAATTTTGGCGAAGGAAGCCTTTCTCATGATGTCTTGAATGTCATCAGAAACTACGGCATTGTTCCTCAGAAGGCCTATGCTGGAAAAGAGAAAGCTGATATCATGCATGACCATTCAGAACTATTCCCTGTTCTAGAAAGCATGCTGAAGACACTGGTAAAAGCAAAAAGTGTTACACCTAAATGGAAAGATGCTTTTGATGCTGTTTTAGAAACTTACCTCGGTAAAGCTCCTGAAAAGTTCAGTATTCAAGGAGAGGAGTTTACACCCAAGACATATGCTGAAAAAGTGGTCGGCTTCAACCCTGACGACTATGTAGAGTTGACATCTTTCTCACATCACCCATATTACTCTCAGTTTATGCTTGAAGTACCAGATAACTGGGCACAAGCAAGCTATTACAACCTTCCGCTAGAAGAGTTTGAATCTGTGATGGATTATGCTTTGGATAATGGCTTCTCATTGGTTTGGGATGGAGATGTAAGCGAGAGATCTTTCTCTCATAAAAACGGTATCGCTATCGTACCAGAAAAAGATTGGAGTGACAAAACTCTTGAGGAAAAAGAAGGTACTTTCAACCGTTATGAGAAAGAGAAAGAAGTATCAGTAGATCTACGTCAATCGTTATTCGATAACTACTCGACAAGTGATGATCACCTGATGCATGTGATCGGTACTGTTACGGATCAAAATGGCAAGAAATACTATGTCACCAAAAACTCTTGGGGAGAAGATTCTAACAATTTTGGAGGCTACCTTTATATGTCTGCTTCTTATATCAGATTGAAATCTGTCTCAATCATGGTACATAAAGATGGTATACCAAAAGACGTAAAAAAGAAATTAGGTATCAGCTAA
- a CDS encoding response regulator receiver protein: MDKVNILAIGRDKEILSIVVRLLNKEEAWVAKGVTTDEEAITMFQQQDFDIVLFGGGISEKSEKKLRALFSHQSPDTSIVQHYGGGSGLLYTEIRQVLDQRKSAYKINIQDNIF; this comes from the coding sequence ATGGATAAGGTAAATATATTAGCTATAGGTAGAGATAAAGAAATTTTATCGATTGTTGTTCGGTTGCTGAATAAAGAAGAGGCATGGGTAGCAAAAGGTGTTACTACAGATGAAGAGGCTATTACAATGTTTCAGCAACAGGATTTTGATATTGTATTATTTGGAGGTGGTATTTCAGAAAAGTCTGAGAAGAAGTTGAGGGCATTATTTAGTCACCAATCTCCTGATACAAGTATAGTACAGCATTATGGAGGAGGAAGCGGTTTACTATATACAGAGATCAGGCAGGTTCTTGATCAACGAAAGAGTGCCTATAAGATCAATATTCAGGACAATATTTTCTAG